In Lycium ferocissimum isolate CSIRO_LF1 chromosome 11, AGI_CSIRO_Lferr_CH_V1, whole genome shotgun sequence, a single genomic region encodes these proteins:
- the LOC132037700 gene encoding hyoscyamine 6-dioxygenase-like encodes MADLISSWSNKLEAVPSSHCIPLHERPVDPVPIVKDIPIIDLGKAKVEERAVVVQQLLKACQEYGFFQVINHGVPEDLMDEAMKVYKEFFSLPVEEKANYAKEAANNTARGAATLYSSSAKHYDSEEHRYWRDVLEHSCNLDGEDKITWPDNPPRYREVIGTYSDEVRKLSKIILALVSEGLGLDAGYFDKELGQRMLVNHYPACPNPSLTLGVGGHCDPNLITIIQQQVYGLQILKDEKWIGVEPLPHAFVVNSGLPLTVISNGKLASVAHRVVTNTTQARTSIGTFICPEDVVEPAKSLVGPDNPPLFKSFKWGVEFMPHYLSKKSVYHAALEPFKVDA; translated from the exons ATGGCGGACCTCATCTcaagctggtcaaacaaattAGAAGCAGTTCCTTCAAGTCATTGCATACCATTACATGAAAGACCAGTTGATCCAGTTCCAATTGTTAAGGATATTCCAATAATTGATTTGGGAAAAGCTAAGGTTGAAGAACGAGCTGTTGTTGTCCAACAGCTTCTCAAAGCTTGTCAAGAATATGGGTTTTTTCAG GTAATCAATCATGGAGTACCGGAAGATCTAATGGATGAGGCAATGAAAGTGTACAAAGAATTCTTCAGTTTGCCAGTGGAAGAGAAAGCGAATTATGCAAAGGAAGCAGCAAATAATACAGCAAGAGGTGCAGCAACACTGTATAGTAGCAGTGCAAAGCATTATGATTCAGAGGAACATCGATACTGGAGGGATGTCTTGGAACACAGCTGCAATCTTGATGGTGAAGACAAAATAACTTGGCCTGATAACCCTCCAAGATATAG GGAGGTTATTGGTACATATTCTGATGAAGTGAGAAAGCTAAGCAAGATCATCTTGGCTTTGGTAAGTGAAGGGCTAGGGTTGGACGCAGGGTACTTTGACAAAGAACTTGGACAGAGAATGCTTGTCAATCACTATCCAGCATGCCCAAATCCAAGTTTAACTTTGGGAGTTGGTGGACATTGTGATCCTAATCTCATAACCATTATCCAACAACAAGTATATGGCCTTCAAATATTGAAGGATGAGAAATGGATCGGTGTGGAGCCTCTACCTCATGCATTTGTTGTCAATTCTGGTTTACCACTAACG GTAATTAGCAATGGGAAGCTGGCAAGTGTTGCACATAGAGTGGTGACGAACACAACTCAAGCACGTACATCCATTGGTACTTTTATTTGTCCTGAAGATGTTGTTGAACCTGCAAAATCACTTGTTGGTCCGGACAATCCTCCACTGTTCAAATCCTTCAAATGGGGCGTTGAGTTTATGCCACATTACCTCAGCAAGAAATCGGTCTACCACGCAGCATTGGAGCCTTTCAAAGTCGATGCTTAA